The Fervidibacillus albus genome contains a region encoding:
- the spoVM gene encoding stage V sporulation protein SpoVM — MKFYTIKLPRFLGGFVRALLGVFKKK, encoded by the coding sequence GTGAAATTTTATACGATTAAACTGCCCCGATTTCTCGGTGGGTTTGTTCGTGCATTATTAGGTGTTTTCAAAAAAAAATAA
- the rpmB gene encoding 50S ribosomal protein L28 produces MARKCVVTGKKTSYGNSRSHAMNANKRSWGANLQKVRILVDGKPKRVYVSARALKSGKVERV; encoded by the coding sequence ATGGCACGTAAATGTGTTGTTACAGGGAAGAAAACATCGTACGGAAATTCCCGTTCCCATGCGATGAATGCGAATAAACGTTCTTGGGGAGCAAACCTTCAAAAGGTACGTATATTAGTTGACGGAAAACCGAAACGTGTGTATGTTTCCGCACGCGCTTTAAAATCCGGTAAAGTTGAACGTGTGTAA
- a CDS encoding Asp23/Gls24 family envelope stress response protein, with protein sequence MSIELKTKYGQIEISNDTIAQICGGATVDSYGVVGMASKNQIKDGISEILRKENYSRGVIVRKEEDQIHIDLYIIVGYGTKISEVAHNVQQKVQYDLEQIIGLKPDSINIFVQGVRVTTP encoded by the coding sequence ATGTCCATTGAATTAAAAACGAAATACGGCCAAATTGAAATCTCCAATGACACGATCGCCCAAATTTGTGGCGGTGCGACAGTTGATAGTTACGGCGTCGTAGGCATGGCATCTAAAAATCAAATTAAAGACGGAATCTCTGAAATCTTACGGAAGGAAAATTATTCCCGAGGCGTAATCGTCCGTAAAGAAGAAGATCAAATACATATCGACTTGTATATTATCGTCGGTTACGGAACGAAAATTTCAGAAGTAGCCCACAATGTGCAACAAAAAGTACAGTACGATTTGGAACAAATTATCGGTTTAAAACCTGATTCAATCAATATTTTTGTTCAAGGTGTTCGTGTTACGACCCCATAA
- a CDS encoding DAK2 domain-containing protein, with product MSITVIDGKRFAEMVFYGANHLSKNAKYVDSLNVFPVPDGDTGTNMNLSIQSGAREVREHIQPHIGKVGASLAKGLLMGARGNSGVILSQLFRGFSKSIEDKETIGTIDFAEALKYGVETAYKAVMRPVEGTILTVAKDAANKAEEVASQTNDMTVLMEEVVKEAKASLKRTPDLLPVLKEVGVVDSGGQGLVFVYEGFLAQLNGAQLEGIDAPEVSMEQLVKQEHHKSVQTFLDTEDIEFGYCTEFMVKLQPEKLKSNPFDENQFRNDISRFGDSLLVISDDEIVKVHIHSEQPGEVLTFGQKYGELINLKIENMRQQHTSILEQEKTTPVQAVPNKKEEEYGLVTVAMGSGIRDLFQSIGAHVVIEGGQTMNPSTEDIVNAIEQCPAKKVFVFPNNKNIILAAEQARDVSKQEVIVIPTKNVPQGVAAMLAFNPNVEVEQNKTTMIEAMAQVKSGQITYAVRDTKIDGLTIEKDDFMGIQDGEIVVSDKNIAVASKKLLEKMIDEDSEIVTILKGEDASDELVEQIVQFIEDNYPDVEVEVHDGKQPLYHFIFSVE from the coding sequence GTGTCAATTACAGTCATCGACGGAAAACGGTTTGCCGAAATGGTTTTTTATGGGGCAAACCATCTGTCAAAAAATGCAAAATATGTGGATTCGTTAAACGTCTTCCCCGTACCTGATGGGGATACGGGAACGAATATGAATTTATCTATTCAATCGGGTGCTAGGGAAGTAAGGGAGCATATCCAACCCCATATTGGAAAAGTCGGGGCCTCTTTAGCGAAAGGATTACTCATGGGCGCTCGAGGAAACTCCGGTGTCATTTTGTCCCAATTATTCCGCGGCTTTTCCAAATCGATTGAAGACAAGGAAACGATTGGTACCATCGATTTTGCCGAAGCATTAAAATACGGTGTCGAAACGGCCTATAAAGCGGTGATGCGACCGGTTGAAGGAACGATTTTAACCGTCGCAAAGGACGCGGCGAACAAAGCGGAGGAAGTGGCTAGTCAGACGAACGACATGACCGTTTTAATGGAGGAAGTCGTAAAAGAGGCAAAAGCTTCATTGAAACGTACACCGGACCTTCTCCCTGTATTAAAAGAAGTCGGTGTTGTCGATAGTGGTGGTCAAGGTCTCGTCTTTGTTTATGAAGGATTTTTAGCCCAATTAAACGGTGCCCAATTGGAAGGAATCGATGCGCCTGAAGTGTCGATGGAACAATTGGTCAAACAGGAACATCATAAAAGTGTTCAAACTTTCCTAGATACAGAGGACATCGAATTCGGATATTGTACTGAATTTATGGTAAAGCTTCAGCCGGAAAAATTAAAATCGAATCCTTTCGATGAAAATCAATTTCGAAATGATATTAGTAGATTCGGCGACTCTTTGCTTGTCATTAGCGACGACGAAATTGTAAAGGTGCATATTCATTCCGAACAACCAGGGGAAGTTTTAACATTTGGTCAAAAATACGGTGAATTGATTAACTTAAAGATCGAAAATATGCGCCAACAACATACGTCGATTTTAGAACAGGAAAAAACGACTCCTGTCCAAGCGGTTCCGAATAAAAAGGAAGAAGAATATGGACTCGTTACCGTCGCTATGGGAAGTGGAATTCGCGATTTGTTTCAATCAATCGGTGCCCATGTCGTAATTGAAGGTGGCCAAACGATGAATCCGAGTACGGAAGATATCGTAAATGCGATTGAACAATGTCCTGCAAAAAAAGTGTTTGTTTTCCCGAACAATAAAAATATTATTTTAGCTGCAGAACAAGCGAGGGATGTGAGCAAGCAGGAAGTCATCGTCATTCCGACGAAAAATGTTCCCCAAGGAGTGGCTGCCATGCTCGCTTTCAACCCGAATGTTGAAGTGGAACAAAATAAAACGACGATGATCGAAGCGATGGCACAAGTGAAATCCGGTCAAATCACGTATGCGGTACGGGATACGAAAATCGACGGACTGACGATTGAAAAAGATGATTTTATGGGAATTCAAGATGGTGAAATCGTCGTTTCGGACAAAAATATCGCCGTAGCTTCGAAGAAATTGTTGGAAAAAATGATCGATGAAGATAGTGAAATAGTAACGATTTTAAAAGGCGAAGATGCCTCCGACGAATTGGTGGAACAAATTGTCCAATTTATTGAAGACAATTACCCAGATGTGGAAGTGGAAGTCCACGATGGAAAACAACCGTTGTACCATTTTATTTTCTCAGTGGAATAA